Part of the Mangifera indica cultivar Alphonso chromosome 4, CATAS_Mindica_2.1, whole genome shotgun sequence genome, CGTTGGCTTGTCTGAGGGATTAGTCTGTATGCACCACAAGCTCACTATTATCAGCTTCTTTACACAttctttatcatcttctttTGAAATGTCTTCAAATCCAATTTCTTCATCTGCTTTAAGACGCTGGTAAATCcaatatgaaaaatacatttCACTACTATTATCGTCTCTAGCATTGTTGTTTATTCTTCCTCCAGTCATGTCTAAAACCATCATTCCATAACTATAAACATCTGTCTTGTGAGAGACTGCTCCAAAGTTCCTACAAAATACTTCTGGAGCAATGTAACCAATAGTCCCTCGTGCACCAGTCATGGATACAATACTCTCTTTCTGGGGACATATTTTAGCAAGGCCAAAGTCAGagattttaggacaaaaatctTCATCCAAGAGAATGTTATGAGGCTTTATATCAAAGTGCAAAATTCGTGTATTGCAGCCACGATGAAGATATTCCAATCCTCGAGCTATGCCAACTGCAATTTTGTACAACTCTTCCCACTTCAACTTATGATCTATCTTGAATTGATTTCTTTCAAATATGAACTTCTCAAGAGATCCATTGGACATGAACTCGTAAATGAGAGCTCTTTTTTTATCCtcaaaacaaaaacctaaaagaGTGACTATGTTGACATGGGAAGTCCTGCTAATGGTTGCAACCTCATTAATGAATTCTTCACCATTACCTTTGGATTCATTCAAGACCTTCACAGCCACATTACTACCATCGAGCAGGCTACCTCTATAAACACCTCCATAGCCTCCCTGGCCTAGTTTATGCTTGAATGAATTGGTCATTTTCTTAATATCTGAATAACTATATCTTTTAGGTGCAAGGGATCCATGGTTCCTTAAAAAATCCTCAATCTTTTGGCAATCCTCAGTTTTCTTCTTCCAGAAGAGCAAGCAgttatttgaagaattttttctGATAAAGCAGAAAGCTAGGATGATCAGCATACCAATTGCAGTGGCTACTATTGCTGCAATCAAGAAAGGAATTATCAATTGCCACCGAAAAACGGAGCTAACAGAAACCAGTGTACTCTTTTAGAAGTTGAAGACTGCATTACCTATTACAACTCTGCTGAAAGGCGTTTTGGCATTGCCTGCAAAACACAccataaaattaacataaacttacaaaacaaatcatcttaattgtgtttgtttgatatattcaagaaaaaaaactaaaaatttgatccCTTCAATagataaatctaaaattttgattgatttaatagaaaaatctaaTAGTCGAgtacttttaatagaaaaaacaaagtcACACACtaactaataagaaaattaacctGAAGGAAGAATTTGATAATTCAGAACTGTAAATTGAAGAAAAACGTACCTGGATCACACATCTGACCGTGAGGCCTATCTGGGCAGAAACACCTGAAATGGTAAGTAGAAGAATTGAAGCCACATTTACCACCGCTAGCTTCACAAACGCTGCAATTTGATGCTGTCCAGTTAAGCAAAAACCCTTTGTTTAGCACCTCTGCAATCCCAAACCCACCGCTGTCTCCGCCATACATGTCCACCGGCGCCACCACCCGATCACCACAACGGAATCCCCTGGAAACATTTTCCAGGTTAGGATCATTATCAACCAGTGCCAAAACTTCACCCACGGTTTTGTTCTCATAATCTTCACAGATACCTTCTTTGTACTTTGAAAATTCGTCAGGCAATGAAGAGCTACAATTGTAGAGCAAAACGAGGTCAGTCTGGTTAGAAAGAAGTGCAAACCGGTCCTCGGGAAGCGACACGTTTTGGATGCGATGACTCGAAAGATCTATACAAGAGGTACTGTTAGCGTTTGTTGCAGAAACTACTGCGGCGTTTGAGAGGCGAAGAATTTGGTCTTTGTAGAAGATCTGATGGATAAGGTAGTCGATATTCTGCAAGTTCAGAACTGGATTTCCTTGGCTATTGCATGAGACTTCAAAGCCGGGATAGCCACAGGAGGATACTTGTTTGTCCCGGATGTAAAACGGGAAGGTAATCTTCTGTCCATCGCCACAAGTTTCAGGCACACAAGCTTCATATAAAGGATCCAACTTGGCCAAAACTGTTTTTAAAAGGATacaaagaatgaaaaaacaGAAGCCCGGAAGACGATTCTTCATCTGGGGATGATGCAATTGTGAAGATGAGAAGAAGGAGGACTTATGACCGTTGAATTCATGGCAATTAATGAACCAGaattaagggaaattgaaatttttagcactattttatttcgtgtatacaaaaataccACTTATCTTAAAACTTTcataaatataccacaacagtaatcaccttccccaaaatacccctcttcaatctttcatgcacaaattctctctcttcttctctgcaactttttttttcttcttcctcttcttccaaagtgatcaAGGAATcactttattttcttcctcatctttaaaaacaaaagcaggaagaaaaatattgaattcttcatattaagaatttttcaaagtaaggatttaaaaaaataaaagagtaactcacaaaaaaactcaaccataTCCACTGTATATACTTTAGAGGAAATGACGATCGGAAAAACCATGTAGTAgtatttaattggaaaaaaaaaattgaaatttaaggattaaaactgaaaaaaaaattgctttaacttaaaaaaaaataaaagtgaaagttGCTGTTGGGTTTTcaggggttggcgttaacgccaacccttgaAGATATATACTTATAAGGGTTGgtgacgccaacccttatatgtatatattatatactataatattatagtataataatatattaatataatatataatatattataattatataattaaattataatattataatataatataatatatatatatataatattatattatattatattatatataattttgttaccaagggttggcgatgcccccaacccttggtttatatattatatatataatatatatatataattatatattataataatataaaaaaaaaagggttggtTGGcaccaatttttaattaaatatttttttgtttagaaggtaaccctttttatttttttaattaaattttaaatttttaagtaactcttccataagaaaatgatactcttccaaaaatatataattttcagtatcattttcttctgttttttattgcattaatttaaatttggatcaaatttcaaattaatccaatcaaatcaaattaatttaaatttgaattaaattaaaatttaatttaaaaaatttaaaagggtaGGTGTtcgtatttttttaaacaaaaaagatttaattaaaaaaaagggttgacttctaaaaaaaaatttaattaaaaaaaaagggggttgttgttgagaataaaaaaaaattcattaaaaaaaagggtCAACGCCAAcactcttttttatattattataatatatataaatatattataatattatattatatattataatatgtattaatatatattaatatattataatattatatataattttaatattttaattatatatattaataatataatattatatattatatatataatatataatatatatataataaccaAGGGTTGGCGCCTTGGCGTTAACCGCCAACCcttggtaatatatattatattatatataatatattatattatatataatattataatataaaatattataaaatattataatttaactatataaattataatatattatatattatattattatattaatattataatattatatatatattataataatatattatatattattatattattataatataatatattttatatattattatattatatattataatatatatttatatattattatattatattattaaaaaaaattaaaaaagggacGCCaacccttaaaaaaaatatgccaagggttggcgttactacctttttttttttcacttttaatattataatatataatattaatattatatattttatatattataatataatataatatattatatataatatatattataatatattaataaaagagtGACCaaccctttattttattttatttcataaaaggaTACGCATATCAATCCTTGCATTATATCTTTTATAAAGAGATGGGGTCCATATCAATAAAAAGGCtacagtattatattataatattatatatatatatatatatatatatatatatatatatatatatatatatatatatatatatatatatataagggcaaTAAAGGTTGGCGTCAACGCCAACCCTCACTGTTCCcagttttaagtttttttttcagttaaatgtaaaaaaaatttttcagttcaaatccttaaatgttaattttttttcagttaaatcctactaaatggtCTTCTTCGATCgttatttttttcaagatatAAAATGGATATAGTTGAGTTTTTAtggattattctttttttttatatccttactttgaagaatttttaatctaaagaattcagtttttttcttcttctttttgtttatgaagatgaggaagaagagagagtgattactttatcactttgaaagaagaggatgaagagaaaaaaaagttgcagagaagaagagagagaatttgtgtatgaaaaatcaaagaggggtattttggggaaggtgagtactgttgtggtatatttgttaaagctttaggatatgtgacatttttgtatacacggaataaaaaagtggtaaaaatttcaataccccaaaaaaaaacttaaaactgGGAACAGTGAGAGTTGGCGTTGATgcaacgccaagggttggcgtacgccaacccttattacccttttatatatatatatatatatatatatatatatatagagtaatactatgtatacccattttaggtacacaaatgtgtacacactcatatgtgtcatcacatgattggttattattttatttttaatttaaagtcattcaatcacatgatgacacatataaatgtgtatatatttgtgtatccaaagtgggtacacatagttttattgatatatatatatatatatatatatatatatatatatatatatatatataatactgtAACTTTTTTATTGATGTGGATCCAtctctttataaaatatataatgcaAGGATTGATATGCGTAcccttttatgaaataaaataaaataaagggttGGTCacccttttattaatatattataatatatattataaataatatattatattatattataatatataaaatataaaatattaatattatatattataatattaaaagtaaaaaaaaaaaaaaaaaggtagtaAGGGTTGGCgtgacgccaacccttggtatattttttttgaagGGTTGGCgtcccttttttaatttttttttaataatataatatattataatatataatataataatatattatattataatataataatattataatatataaaatatattatattataataatataataatatataatatatatataataatatataatataatatattataatattataatataatatatatatataatattataatattaatattaatataatatattataatttatataattaaattataatattttatattatatattatatataatatattaatatatattaatacatattataatatataatattatattataatattatattataatattataatatatttatatatattataataatataaaaaaagggTGTTGGCGTTgacccttttttttaattaatttttttttattctcaacaACAACcccctttttttaaattaattttttttttagaaggcaacccttttttttaattaaatcgtttttgtttaaaaaatatgatcacctaccctttttaattttttaaattaaattttaatttaatttaaatttaaattaatttgatttgattggattaatttgaaatttgattcaaatttaaattaatgcaataaaaaaagaaaaaaataatactgaaaattatatatttttgaaagagtatcattttcttatggaagagttacttaaaaatttaaaatttaattaaaaaataaaaagtattaccttctaaacaaaaaaaaattaattaaaaattggtgtcagccaaccctttttttttttatattattataatatatatatatatatataaaatataaaccaagggttggcggtgccgccaacccttggtaacaaaattatattatatataatataatattataatatgttataataatattataatttaattatataattataatatattatatattatattaatatattattatattatatattatataatatattattatattatatattatattaatatattattatattataatattatagtatataatatatacatataagggttggcgtcaccaacccttatatgtatatatcttcaggggttggcgttaacgccaacccctgAAAACCCAGCAGCaactttcactttttttttttttaagttaaagtaaattttttttttcagttttaatccttaaatttcaattttttttctaattaaatactaCTACATGGTTTTTCCGATCGTCATTTCCTCTAAGGTATATATAGTGGAtatggttgagtttttttgtgagttactcttttctttttttaaatccttactttgaaaaattcttaatctgaagaattcaatGTTTTTcttcctgcttttgtttttaaagATGAGGAAGAGAagagagtgattcctttatcactttggaagaagaggaagaagagaaaaaaaagttgcagagaagaagagagagaatttatgtatgaaagattaaagagggatattttggggaaggtgattactgttgtggtatatttgtgaaagttttaatataggtgatatttttatatatacgaaataaaatagtgctacaaatttcaattttcccataattaatatacaagttGACCAACAATAATTAAAAGCTGGGAGACACCATtgttgaaaattgaaatgagACTAGGAATTCGGTCCTTTCCTTTCAGACGACTAGCGACAACAATTTGAGAAAAGTCAAAGCTGTTAGGTGCATTGTACATATAATTGATGAACAATTCCCCTCAAGTGCAACTGGTAACTTGGCTAGTTGGCACCTGCCACATGGGTATGAGAAATTAGGGATGAATTTTCCCTGAGACCAGTCATGTTTGAGGGGGACTCAAGTTTAGATCAAATCGatcataattaatttgaattgaatttgtacGAGTTAACTTGAACAATATCAAAGAGTTGTCAGTAGGGTAACTAATATTATTGAAGGGGTTTGTAGTATCACCAATAAGACAAATACTATTACAAGATGAACAAAACAATCAATCATGATCTAAGTTCTTGGACCGAAGAAATGTTGTAAGGCATTAAATAGGATGACCGATGCATCACATAAAGTAAAAATCCAAGAGCAGGGAAAGCACGACACTTCATCGAATTGCTATCTTTAAACACAATACACCTGGAGAATCGGTTATGAAGACATGTAACTGCGTTAGCTATCTCCATTGCCATCTCAATCAGACGTCTCAATAACAGAAACTTCCCACGAGCAGTTTAGATGGCGACAAATCATTCAACTTCATAACAGAAACTTGAAGGTTCTGCAAAAATGAAGCATATTCAGAACGTAAAGCAAGCAACATATCAAAGTGAATTGCATGCTAGACATTGTAAAATGGAGTGGCAGAAAACACATTTATAGTttgcatcatcatcataattgacagaagaattaaatcAGAATATATTTTCCCAAGTGCAGTCTGTCTCATTCTCAATTCAATTGCGAATCTGAAAGAAAAGCAAAACAATGGCATCATTACTTCTTATCAAAGGATTTGACAATATATAAAGAGTAGGAGACAATTCTGCTCACTTCTCCTTCAGTACCATTGTTTTCTTCTATGCTTTCGAAAATTGGAAGTTAATTCCAGGTAGAGTAAGTAACACGCTGTCAAATAGGATTCTTGATATTATAAATTGGTGGTAAAGAATTGTGTAAAGACTCTGGAAtctgtttaaaaaatttaaccaatgATTTAAAACCCAAATATGGAACCAGTCAAACCTAAAAACCAACTTGATCCGGGGATATTAAAACACATTGTGAATCTTAACTCAATTGAGCAAGCCGCACCAAATTACGATTCAACTACCAGTTCAGCCAAGTCTGGTCCCAGCCATTGTATAGCTTGACCAGGCACTACCATGCCACACAACTTTGtttacttttagtttttttttttttaacttttcttttttagtaTTATCTATTATGAATTTGCATGAGAAACCCTAAAAGCTGCTTGTCTGTCTGCATGCATGCAAGCCTCTTAACGGCCCAattccttaaaattaaaaaatataaggttttatatatatataagggcatTTAAAGGTCCAATTCTTTAAATCCACAAATGTAAGCCCACTTCTTTAAAACCATGCAtactttcaatatatatatatataaaaggccGTTTAGAGGCCCAATTCTTTAAATCCACAAATGCAAGCCCACTTTTTAAAACCGTGCATACTTTCAAGCTAGTGAAGTGAACCAGAAATCTGAATGAATTATATaaggtaataaaaataaaatttgtgaataaaataaatatgtaaaccaGTTCTTGAAAATAAGCTAAATTTTTGTATGTTTATTAGTTTTTTCTTCTAGAAGGCAATCAGTTTCAAAGTTAGCTTTTTATTGAAGCAACTCGCTAGAATTATGGCCAACATTGGAAGTACAATCGCTTtacaataaaagaaatgatTCATCAAACCGTATGAAACTTTCTGTGAACCTTTAATGAGGAAGGATTTGAACAATGAGGGTGCATTTGTTTTGAGCTAATTTGGATCTAACAAGCCAactttgagttaaaattttagttcaatttgaaatCGATTCATTTCTCTACAATATTTATCTTactaataatactatttatatcaTCAGTAACTATCAAATAGTATTGTATACCAATTCGAAtggattcaaatttgaattaaaactaaGCATTATACATTCAATCTAAGATCAAACCTAGATCATATCCAACCATAGTTTTGATGACAACATTGCCTAGAACAACTTTTCTGTTTTGGCATTTTCCAGTTACTGCTTGTATACAACATTTGTATCAAGTTTCATAGCCTGAAACCCATCTGAGCAAACACAATTGAAGTGGTCCATAGACTCATGTGGAAGCCACACTTGCCAACATTCCTCATAAACACGGTAGTTAATTGCAGTCCACATGACTAAAACCCTTCTCTCAGGCCTTTCTTAGATCCCAGTATTGCCTTCTTCATCGAACATATTCACAAGTACCACCACCCTATCTTCAACTAACTTCAGCGCCTTTCCCAAATAAGGATTTTCATCATTAAGCTATGCCCCCACTTCAACTTATGATTTGTCTTGGattgaattttttcaaatatggaCTTTTTGAGGGATCAATTGGACATAAACTCATAGATGAGAGCattttttcaaacctcaaaacAAAAACCGAATAGAATTACTATGTTGATATGGAAAGTTCTACTGATGTTGGCAacttcattaataaattaaataaatttaaacttaggATGATCAAACTTGTTAAAAAAAGGGAGTCAAACGAACAAATTCACATGAAATTGTTGGTAAGAAATTCAAAACTTCAaagtatttgtaatattttttaaaacaacttGCTACCTACTCATATAATAGTTAGGATGTAGCCTGCTAGCTGCTACCTTTAAATACTAATTAGTGGTTTGGGTTTATCtcataaataattgttttataacttttttttttaagtaggGATGTGCATAGTTTGATTTAATGcagtttgagaatttttttcaaaccaaactgaaaaaaaaaaacaatttaaaaaattttcaaaccaaaccaaacaattttaaatttcaaactaaaataaaaaaatacagtttaattcaatttaaattacgacttaaacttttaaaatcatccacctataaatatataaatatatatatatatcattaaataaattataatttttttagaatataatctataaatataaaataaatatgaaatatataaaaataaataaaaaataaatatgagacaaacaaattgtaaactaaattatttattagaatgTAGATAAATcgttttattaattcttttgtcCATGGCCAGAAGTTTCAGGCACGCAAACTTCATATAAAGGATTCACCTTGGCTAAAACTGTTTTTAAAAGGATATAAAGAACTAAAAAACAGAAGCCTGGAAGACGAATGTTCATCTGGAGATGACGAAATTGTGAGGAAGGGAAGAAAGAGGACTTATTAAAGCTGAGAGACACCGTTATCGTCTATTGAAATGAGCAAGCTATTCGGTTTTTTCCTTTCAGAAGACTTGCAAGAACAGATTGACAAAAAGTCAAAGCTGTCATGTGCATCGATTGGTAACTTGGCTTTGGGTTCAAATTCGTACACAATGATATCATTGAGTTTGTGGAAAGGTTGAGCTGTGTTGTTGactagaaaaataatatcattgaatGAATAACTACATTATTCTTGATtcgaattattaaatttaattatgaattcaaattgaatcaatttgaatatagaTTGAACCAATTTAGATCAGACCTATATGAGAAATGTGAAAGGTGTTAACTAGGATGACAGAAACATCACATAAAGGAAAATTCCAAGAACAGGGAAAGCACCACAGTCCCTGAGTTTGGTAATGATGAGACATTAATTAGATTGATGCATTTGCCTGAGCTGCTTCACCACATCAATCATGTTAGGCCAATCTTCTTCTGAATGTGATAGACACTTGAAGTCCAATTATAGATCAAGATGAAGAAAACGTGAGCCTGAGTTTGAGAGAGATTGGTTACAAAATGAGAAGCTGAATGAACATAACCAGAACTAGGGTTACAGTTTTACAGAAGATTTTGCTATAGGAAATCACTGGGAAGTTCTCTAGATTTTGACAATTTGGCAATAAGGTTAAATCGATGACTCAAGGTTAAATGTAAGAGTTCTAATAATTCTTTCCATTTCTTTGAGAAGATCAAGTTCTTTTATATCAGGTTTCATCACCCTCTATCTGCCCTTAAATTTCAAGACCTTTTTCAAATGCATTTGAGTAAATGATAACGCATCAGTTTTTTGTGCTGTTTGTATATAATTGCTTCAGAAAATCACACAAGTTATTTGCAggaaataaattcattaaactcTTCGAAAAGAGACTGAattaaacaaaagcaaaatttaatttgtgcCTTATCCTATAACTGGGATTATTTGATTCTAGTAACCATATTCTATGTTCATTATTCATCATCCTACTAAACCGTAATTATCACTACGCCTGAAAAAACTTGCTGTTAATTCCAGCTCTATACAAATGTAACTCTTCTGATTCTGATGTTATGGTGAACTCCATGCATGCAGGCATGAAAAGAACATCTCCTTCTTCAACCATTTGCTCTTATGATATTGTTGCACAAATTGTGCCATTCCCACTACTTACgaataatcaaattacaagtagaatacagtgacagaaatggtaattatgttatAACTCTCTGTCATAGGATTGAAAACCCTTCATATGCATGCAATTTGGACTCTAAGGAACATCCTAAtgaaaaccaaggcataaaggaaagggatccaccaaccttggggtctttcACCatcaatcttccaccaagatgattggataaaggaaaaaacttcaatttttaattcaagtttcattcaaatgtcAACCAAAAATTTACAAATGAATGTTCACTCCTTTATATAaaaggcatggatggcaatggtATACTTTggtcaataaaattaatataaaatcaaccaaagTCCCTAATGTATGCCAAGTCATTCATCATAAACTAAACCATAcccaaattaatgaatacaagacaaaatagtacatatttttcttaaatgtaAAAAACTTGTTTCCTAACTAACACAACCATCTTCTCTTCTAATTCAAAACCAACTAAAGGCATACTTTGAGATCTTTGGACTTCAAAAAGAAGTCTTAGACGTTTGGGTTAATagtggacttcaaaagttacacttttggatAAATTTGAGCAAACTATTTACTTGGATCTTAGGTGCATGTAATGAGATTATACCCAAGAGTAGTTTTAggccaaaaatgaagaaggttgaCATCTTTAGGCTGGTGCATTGCTGGAAATTCATGCCCTTTAGCTTCTTGTATGACAAGTAGGCTTGGGATAGGTTTGGAAGCCAAAAGTAAAGAGGTgatcaaatatatatcatctATAATTTCAGGACTGTACATAAGATAGTCCTAAGACCCTACCAATAATCAAGCAgtaaatacataatattaagtttaatcaCACACAACATCAGATTCCGTAAGTTCAAAAAGATTATCTCACAGTCCTGAATATTTGGATCTGCTCAACCAAAGATCCAATTTC contains:
- the LOC123214179 gene encoding LEAF RUST 10 DISEASE-RESISTANCE LOCUS RECEPTOR-LIKE PROTEIN KINASE-like 2.1 isoform X2, giving the protein MYGGDSGGFGIAEVLNKGFLLNWTASNCSVCEASGGKCGFNSSTYHFRCFCPDRPHGQMCDPGNAKTPFSRVVIAIVATAIGMLIILAFCFIRKNSSNNCLLFWKKKTEDCQKIEDFLRNHGSLAPKRYSYSDIKKMTNSFKHKLGQGGYGGVYRGSLLDGSNVAVKVLNESKGNGEEFINEVATISRTSHVNIVTLLGFCFEDKKRALIYEFMSNGSLEKFIFERNQFKIDHKLKWEELYKIAVGIARGLEYLHRGCNTRILHFDIKPHNILLDEDFCPKISDFGLAKICPQKESIVSMTGARGTIGYIAPEVFCRNFGAVSHKTDVYSYGMMVLDMTGGRINNNARDDNSSEMYFSYWIYQRLKADEEIGFEDISKEDDKECVKKLIIVSLWCIQTNPSDKPTISRVVEMLEGSLDSLRIPPKPFATSLESPG
- the LOC123214179 gene encoding LEAF RUST 10 DISEASE-RESISTANCE LOCUS RECEPTOR-LIKE PROTEIN KINASE-like 2.1 isoform X1 — its product is MKNRLPGFCFFILCILLKTVLAKLDPLYEACVPETCGDGQKITFPFYIRDKQVSSCGYPGFEVSCNSQGNPVLNLQNIDYLIHQIFYKDQILRLSNAAVVSATNANSTSCIDLSSHRIQNVSLPEDRFALLSNQTDLVLLYNCSSSLPDEFSKYKEGICEDYENKTVGEVLALVDNDPNLENVSRGFRCGDRVVAPVDMYGGDSGGFGIAEVLNKGFLLNWTASNCSVCEASGGKCGFNSSTYHFRCFCPDRPHGQMCDPGNAKTPFSRVVIAIVATAIGMLIILAFCFIRKNSSNNCLLFWKKKTEDCQKIEDFLRNHGSLAPKRYSYSDIKKMTNSFKHKLGQGGYGGVYRGSLLDGSNVAVKVLNESKGNGEEFINEVATISRTSHVNIVTLLGFCFEDKKRALIYEFMSNGSLEKFIFERNQFKIDHKLKWEELYKIAVGIARGLEYLHRGCNTRILHFDIKPHNILLDEDFCPKISDFGLAKICPQKESIVSMTGARGTIGYIAPEVFCRNFGAVSHKTDVYSYGMMVLDMTGGRINNNARDDNSSEMYFSYWIYQRLKADEEIGFEDISKEDDKECVKKLIIVSLWCIQTNPSDKPTISRVVEMLEGSLDSLRIPPKPFATSLESPG